Below is a window of Desulfonatronum thiodismutans DNA.
GGGCTCCATTGTTGCGGACCGGTCCGGGACCGCGGTACCTTACGCCTTGTTCAACCTGGAGCCACGGGGCAGGCTGTTCGTTTCACCGGGTGAGCCGGTCTACGAAGGCATGATCGTCGGCGAGCACAACCGGGAAAGCGACCTGAACGTCAATCCCTGCAAGGAAAAGAAGCTGACCAATATGCGCGCCTCGGGCAAGGACGAGGCGGTCATCCTGACCCCGGTCCTGCCGCTGACCCTGGAGTGGGCCCTGCATTTCATTCGGGAGGATGAGTTGCTGGAGGTCACGCCGCATTCAATCCGGCTGCGCAAGACGGTTCTATCAGCCTCCAAGCGGCATGTTCTGGGGGGGAAATAGAAACGGAGCGGGGGAAGTTTCCGGAACGACGTTAAGAAAGTCAAAGGACGCAAGACGACCCTGGAAGATGTTCCGGGGGCTCGCGGATCGTAAAAAAAAAACGAAAAAGGGGGCCGGGCCGAGGCGGAGCTTTGGGCAGCCGCCCCCTTGCCTACGGGGTTGCCTATTTTTCCCGAAAAACGATCCGTCCCTTGGTCAGGTCGTAGGGAGACAGCTGAACGCGGACTTTGTCTCCGGGCAGGATGCGGATGCGAAACTTGCGCATTTTTCCGCACAGATGCCCCAAAATGGTATGTCCGGTCTCCAGCTCCACGGAAAACAGGGTGCTCGGCAAGGCTTCCTGAACAATGCCGCTCATTTCAATACATTCTTCCTTGGCCATTTGGCCTCCTTGAGT
It encodes the following:
- the infA gene encoding translation initiation factor IF-1; this encodes MAKEECIEMSGIVQEALPSTLFSVELETGHTILGHLCGKMRKFRIRILPGDKVRVQLSPYDLTKGRIVFREK